The nucleotide window GGTAAATACCCGCCCTCCAATTGCAAACATCCTTGTGCCTTCCACTCCCCCTGCTCGAACTACGGCGATATCGGTAGTCCCACCGCCAATATCAATAAAAATAGAAGAAAAATCGGTAAGTTCTTCAAGCCCGACACAACGAGCTACTGCATATGGCTCGGATGTTATTGCTAGTAGATCGAGGTCCAACCCTTCAGCAATGGTCTGCAATGCACCCAGATGAACGATTGGTGCGAAAGCATTGAATATTCCTACCGAAACATCACGACCCTGAAAACCGATTGGGTTGGTAACTTTGTATTCATCAATCCGCACATCCACAACGGCTGAGTTAACCAATTTTACATCAAGCTCAGAATGACCTGTTTCCCAAGCTAAAGTCGCACGGGCTTTTTCAAAAGTTTTGCGCTGTACTTGGTCAATAATTTCGCGGAGTTCGGAAAGGGTAATTTTTTCTTGTGGGTTCTCGCGACGGTAATGAACAGTGGTTGTTGTGCCTTTTACCAACTCGCCGGCAATGCCGATAATGCATTGGCGCGGTGCGACACCTGCTTCCTCAATAGCTTTATCTAGCGCCTTCTCGCAATTTTTAATTACGCCTGCAATATCTGTGACTCGCCCACCCTGCATATCGGAAAGCTTCTGGCGTTCCTTACCAACGCCTACAACATAGGCTCTATCATCCTCAACACGAAAAATCAGGACCTTGACAAATTCAGTCCCAATATCGAGCGAAACAGCATAATTCT belongs to Patescibacteria group bacterium and includes:
- a CDS encoding cell division FtsA domain-containing protein — translated: MGLFNRKNKKNYAVSLDIGTEFVKVLIFRVEDDRAYVVGVGKERQKLSDMQGGRVTDIAGVIKNCEKALDKAIEEAGVAPRQCIIGIAGELVKGTTTTVHYRRENPQEKITLSELREIIDQVQRKTFEKARATLAWETGHSELDVKLVNSAVVDVRIDEYKVTNPIGFQGRDVSVGIFNAFAPIVHLGALQTIAEGLDLDLLAITSEPYAVARCVGLEELTDFSSIFIDIGGGTTDIAVVRAGGVEGTRMFAIGGRVFTKSIADALQTDFEQAESIKLQYSSGKIKEGSEKSEKIKKAIENDCDVWLAGVELALEEFSNVDLLPSRILLCGGGSMLPEIKEYLEKKAWVKRLPFARQPKVDFIKPGQVLNVKDETEKLVGAQDITPMAMANLAIDFVGEEKLVDGILDRVIEGIRS